One Opisthocomus hoazin isolate bOpiHoa1 chromosome 25, bOpiHoa1.hap1, whole genome shotgun sequence DNA window includes the following coding sequences:
- the BLACAT1 gene encoding bladder cancer associated transcript 1, translating into MPQFTFACFCGLHGFCKMKRKKEESSAEQETAV; encoded by the coding sequence ATGCCCCAGTTCACCTTCGCTTGCTTCTGCGGGCTCCATGGCTTCTGCaagatgaagaggaagaaagaggagtcCAGCGCGGAGCAGGAGACGGCGGTGTGA